ACTTTTTTAGAAAAGAATATAGAAGCATTATGATCAAATACCACATGATCACCCGAAGTGTAAAAACTCATTTCACCATTTTTGGTCAGCTGGTTTTCTATTTCAGGATGTCTGTTCAGATAACTAACCAGACTGTCTGCGACTATATCTCCCTGAGCAACCAGTGATATCCCTTCGGGAAGGTAATTTTTCATCTTAGGCACTAAAAGCGGGTAATGCGTACAAGCCAGTAAGATTGCATCTATATCAGCAGACTGTGCCAGTAACTTATCAATATACTTCTTCACAAAATAATCAGCCCCTTCATTGACATGCTCATTATTTTCAATCAGAGGAACCCACATCGGGCAGCTTTGCTGAATTACATTCAGCTGCGGATACTGATGATGAATCTCTATCGGATAAGACTCTGAGTTAACCGTTCCACGCGTTCCCATGACTCCGATCGTGCCCGTATCCGTATAAGAACCAATCACCTCTGCAGTAGGTCTGATTACCCCAAGCACCCTATAACCCGGATACTTTACCGGCAATACCTTTTGCTGAATAGTACGCAATGCTTTTGCAGAAGCCGTATTACAAGCCAGGATAACCAGCGGGCAGCCCTGAGCAAATAACCACTCCACACAATCCAGTGTATACTCGTAAATCGTCTCAAAAGAATGATCTCCATAAGGAGCGCGGGCGTTATCCCCAAAATAGATATAATTATAATCCGGCAACTGTTTAGCGATCGATTCAAAAACCGTTAAACCACCATAACCCGAATCAAAAACACCTATAGATTTCTTATTTATCATGACAAAAAAAAGCGGCACCGGGGAAATACCCGATGCCGCAATTTAAATATTTTTTAAATACTATTTTTTAGGAGCAGCAGTAGCTGATGCAGAAATACCTAATTTAGCTTTAACCAAAGCAGTAACATCGTCACCACCTTCCCATGCTAACAGGTTGTTTGCACCATTTTGTGCAGAGCTGTCAAAAACATAAGCTAAACCTTTTTCTCTTGCTACAGCTTTAACTGCAGTCTGGAATTTAGCGTTTAAAGGAGCTAATAATTCACCTTGTTTAGTAGCGATATCTTGTTGAGCTTTCTGGCTTGCTTCACCGATACGTTTTTCCATATCCTGTAATTCAACACCCATAGCCTGTAATTCTTTACCTACAGTTTCTTTGTTAGCCTCACTTAGAGTTTTGTTTTTAGCAACTGCAGCTTCATACTTCACAGTATACTCACTTCTCATTTTCTCAATCTCAGCTTGTTTTTGTTTTTGAAGAGTTTCTAATGTAGCTGATGCAGTTTTTGCTTCAGGCATAGTAGCAAAAATAGCTTCAGAATCCAGATGTGCAATTTTTTGTTGAGCACTAGCAACATTAGCAGTAAACACAAGACCGGCTGCCACAAAAAATACGTTAATTAACTTTCTCATTTTTATTGTTCTTAATATTTGTTTTTAAAATTTATTTTGGTGTGTCCTATTTTACGGTGTTTGGTTTATAACCCAATCTGATAATAACGTCATTACTCAGGTCATAATTGCTACTCGCATAAATCATCATTGTTGCTTCACTGCTTTTATCAAAGATAAAATCAAGGAACTTGGTTTTAGCCAGATCAGCAATCACACCAGTTACTTTATCCTGAATTGGTTTAAGCAATTTTGCTCTGGTCTGGAAAAGCTCTCCTTCAGGTCCGAATTTCTGACGCTGAAATTCTTTAGCTGCTTTTTCCTTTTCAATGATGTCATTCTCTCTG
This portion of the Pedobacter lusitanus genome encodes:
- the murI gene encoding glutamate racemase, which translates into the protein MINKKSIGVFDSGYGGLTVFESIAKQLPDYNYIYFGDNARAPYGDHSFETIYEYTLDCVEWLFAQGCPLVILACNTASAKALRTIQQKVLPVKYPGYRVLGVIRPTAEVIGSYTDTGTIGVMGTRGTVNSESYPIEIHHQYPQLNVIQQSCPMWVPLIENNEHVNEGADYFVKKYIDKLLAQSADIDAILLACTHYPLLVPKMKNYLPEGISLVAQGDIVADSLVSYLNRHPEIENQLTKNGEMSFYTSGDHVVFDHNASIFFSKKVVSTQVHLNCNP
- a CDS encoding OmpH family outer membrane protein; translated protein: MRKLINVFFVAAGLVFTANVASAQQKIAHLDSEAIFATMPEAKTASATLETLQKQKQAEIEKMRSEYTVKYEAAVAKNKTLSEANKETVGKELQAMGVELQDMEKRIGEASQKAQQDIATKQGELLAPLNAKFQTAVKAVAREKGLAYVFDSSAQNGANNLLAWEGGDDVTALVKAKLGISASATAAPKK
- a CDS encoding OmpH family outer membrane protein gives rise to the protein MKKVILIGFLVFAGFGAFAQKFAYVDTEYILKNLPEYKSSQNQLNVLSQQWQKEVDANFTAIDKMYKAYQADQVLLTDDMRKRRENDIIEKEKAAKEFQRQKFGPEGELFQTRAKLLKPIQDKVTGVIADLAKTKFLDFIFDKSSEATMMIYASSNYDLSNDVIIRLGYKPNTVK